Proteins encoded within one genomic window of Hevea brasiliensis isolate MT/VB/25A 57/8 chromosome 8, ASM3005281v1, whole genome shotgun sequence:
- the LOC110667895 gene encoding uncharacterized protein LOC110667895 isoform X4 has protein sequence MPGFIKFIVKKLLENPAGCVGLEFTAIFCTRMAEEESRRRRLPTWMVGATASATVAIDDEDKNKTIIGEPEEENPNLPRNLFAPRTRTKTSKRRKAKNATFENREKIHTHDGDDEDDGEGLTVEDLVSIAQEYMEVNQNSEPKQPLNRKCEPQRQHPTITSLSNDLEGSFIAPCNEQRLPSSETTTSCSSTVSLTSEQSFINVNHTRDPTQDMLHLFLGPLLKKPLLQDKKRSGFFSEDVDLAFELRKQSQNDIREEIVPLTKKKSSLKEKVSLLLD, from the exons TTTATAGTGAAGAAACTGCTAGAGAATCCAGCCGGTTGTGTTGGTCTTGAATTCACCGCCATTTTCTGCACAAGAATGGCTGAGGAGGAAAGTAGACGACGTCGTTTACCAACATGGATGGTGGGTGCAACTGCAAGTGCAACTGTTGCCATCGACGATGAAGATAAAAACAAGACGATTATCGGAGAGCCTGAAGAAGAAAAcccaaatttgcctagaaatttATTTGCTCCTCGAACTCGAACCAAGACAAGCAAAAGACGAAAAGCGAAAAATGCTACCTTTGAAAATCGTGAGAAAATCCACACCCATGACGGTGATGATGAAGATGACGGCGAAGGCTTGACGGTTGAAGATCTAGTAAGCATTGCTCAGGAG TACATGGAGGTCAATCAGAATTCAGAGCCGAAACAGCCATTAAATAGAAAATGTGAACCACAAAGACAACATCCAACAATAACATCTTTGAGCAATGATTTGGAAGGGTCTTTCATTGCTCCTTGTAATGAGCAGCGATTACCCAGCAGTGAAACCACTACTTCTTGTTCTTCAACTGTGAGTTTGACAAGTGAGCAAAGCTTCATCAATGTCAACCATACAAGGGATCCTACTCAGGACATGCTTCATTTGTTCTTGGGCCCCTTGCTCAAGAAACCGCTGCTCCAGGATAAAAAGAGAAGTGGGTTTTTCTCAGAAGATGTGGATTTAGCCTTTGAGTTGAGAAAGCAAAGTCAGAATGATATTAGAGAAGAAATAGTTCCCCTGACAAAGAAGAAGAGCAGTCTCAAAGAGAAGGTATCCTTGTTACTCGACTGA
- the LOC110667895 gene encoding uncharacterized protein LOC110667895 isoform X2, with protein MPGFIKVAKFFSIQFIVKKLLENPAGCVGLEFTAIFCTRMAEEESRRRRLPTWMVGATASATVAIDDEDKNKTIIGEPEEENPNLPRNLFAPRTRTKTSKRRKAKNATFENREKIHTHDGDDEDDGEGLTVEDLVSIAQEYMEVNQNSEPKQPLNRKCEPQRQHPTITSLSNDLEGSFIAPCNEQRLPSSETTTSCSSTVSLTSEQSFINVNHTRDPTQDMLHLFLGPLLKKPLLQDKKRSGFFSEDVDLAFELRKQSQNDIREEIVPLTKKKSSLKEKVSLLLD; from the exons TTTATAGTGAAGAAACTGCTAGAGAATCCAGCCGGTTGTGTTGGTCTTGAATTCACCGCCATTTTCTGCACAAGAATGGCTGAGGAGGAAAGTAGACGACGTCGTTTACCAACATGGATGGTGGGTGCAACTGCAAGTGCAACTGTTGCCATCGACGATGAAGATAAAAACAAGACGATTATCGGAGAGCCTGAAGAAGAAAAcccaaatttgcctagaaatttATTTGCTCCTCGAACTCGAACCAAGACAAGCAAAAGACGAAAAGCGAAAAATGCTACCTTTGAAAATCGTGAGAAAATCCACACCCATGACGGTGATGATGAAGATGACGGCGAAGGCTTGACGGTTGAAGATCTAGTAAGCATTGCTCAGGAG TACATGGAGGTCAATCAGAATTCAGAGCCGAAACAGCCATTAAATAGAAAATGTGAACCACAAAGACAACATCCAACAATAACATCTTTGAGCAATGATTTGGAAGGGTCTTTCATTGCTCCTTGTAATGAGCAGCGATTACCCAGCAGTGAAACCACTACTTCTTGTTCTTCAACTGTGAGTTTGACAAGTGAGCAAAGCTTCATCAATGTCAACCATACAAGGGATCCTACTCAGGACATGCTTCATTTGTTCTTGGGCCCCTTGCTCAAGAAACCGCTGCTCCAGGATAAAAAGAGAAGTGGGTTTTTCTCAGAAGATGTGGATTTAGCCTTTGAGTTGAGAAAGCAAAGTCAGAATGATATTAGAGAAGAAATAGTTCCCCTGACAAAGAAGAAGAGCAGTCTCAAAGAGAAGGTATCCTTGTTACTCGACTGA
- the LOC110667895 gene encoding uncharacterized protein LOC110667895 isoform X3 has product MIMGCEGQMSYINCAFYYIQFIVKKLLENPAGCVGLEFTAIFCTRMAEEESRRRRLPTWMVGATASATVAIDDEDKNKTIIGEPEEENPNLPRNLFAPRTRTKTSKRRKAKNATFENREKIHTHDGDDEDDGEGLTVEDLYMEVNQNSEPKQPLNRKCEPQRQHPTITSLSNDLEGSFIAPCNEQRLPSSETTTSCSSTVSLTSEQSFINVNHTRDPTQDMLHLFLGPLLKKPLLQDKKRSGFFSEDVDLAFELRKQSQNDIREEIVPLTKKKSSLKEKVSLLLD; this is encoded by the exons TTTATAGTGAAGAAACTGCTAGAGAATCCAGCCGGTTGTGTTGGTCTTGAATTCACCGCCATTTTCTGCACAAGAATGGCTGAGGAGGAAAGTAGACGACGTCGTTTACCAACATGGATGGTGGGTGCAACTGCAAGTGCAACTGTTGCCATCGACGATGAAGATAAAAACAAGACGATTATCGGAGAGCCTGAAGAAGAAAAcccaaatttgcctagaaatttATTTGCTCCTCGAACTCGAACCAAGACAAGCAAAAGACGAAAAGCGAAAAATGCTACCTTTGAAAATCGTGAGAAAATCCACACCCATGACGGTGATGATGAAGATGACGGCGAAGGCTTGACGGTTGAAGATCTA TACATGGAGGTCAATCAGAATTCAGAGCCGAAACAGCCATTAAATAGAAAATGTGAACCACAAAGACAACATCCAACAATAACATCTTTGAGCAATGATTTGGAAGGGTCTTTCATTGCTCCTTGTAATGAGCAGCGATTACCCAGCAGTGAAACCACTACTTCTTGTTCTTCAACTGTGAGTTTGACAAGTGAGCAAAGCTTCATCAATGTCAACCATACAAGGGATCCTACTCAGGACATGCTTCATTTGTTCTTGGGCCCCTTGCTCAAGAAACCGCTGCTCCAGGATAAAAAGAGAAGTGGGTTTTTCTCAGAAGATGTGGATTTAGCCTTTGAGTTGAGAAAGCAAAGTCAGAATGATATTAGAGAAGAAATAGTTCCCCTGACAAAGAAGAAGAGCAGTCTCAAAGAGAAGGTATCCTTGTTACTCGACTGA
- the LOC110667895 gene encoding uncharacterized protein LOC110667895 isoform X1, with protein MIMGCEGQMSYINCAFYYIQFIVKKLLENPAGCVGLEFTAIFCTRMAEEESRRRRLPTWMVGATASATVAIDDEDKNKTIIGEPEEENPNLPRNLFAPRTRTKTSKRRKAKNATFENREKIHTHDGDDEDDGEGLTVEDLVSIAQEYMEVNQNSEPKQPLNRKCEPQRQHPTITSLSNDLEGSFIAPCNEQRLPSSETTTSCSSTVSLTSEQSFINVNHTRDPTQDMLHLFLGPLLKKPLLQDKKRSGFFSEDVDLAFELRKQSQNDIREEIVPLTKKKSSLKEKVSLLLD; from the exons TTTATAGTGAAGAAACTGCTAGAGAATCCAGCCGGTTGTGTTGGTCTTGAATTCACCGCCATTTTCTGCACAAGAATGGCTGAGGAGGAAAGTAGACGACGTCGTTTACCAACATGGATGGTGGGTGCAACTGCAAGTGCAACTGTTGCCATCGACGATGAAGATAAAAACAAGACGATTATCGGAGAGCCTGAAGAAGAAAAcccaaatttgcctagaaatttATTTGCTCCTCGAACTCGAACCAAGACAAGCAAAAGACGAAAAGCGAAAAATGCTACCTTTGAAAATCGTGAGAAAATCCACACCCATGACGGTGATGATGAAGATGACGGCGAAGGCTTGACGGTTGAAGATCTAGTAAGCATTGCTCAGGAG TACATGGAGGTCAATCAGAATTCAGAGCCGAAACAGCCATTAAATAGAAAATGTGAACCACAAAGACAACATCCAACAATAACATCTTTGAGCAATGATTTGGAAGGGTCTTTCATTGCTCCTTGTAATGAGCAGCGATTACCCAGCAGTGAAACCACTACTTCTTGTTCTTCAACTGTGAGTTTGACAAGTGAGCAAAGCTTCATCAATGTCAACCATACAAGGGATCCTACTCAGGACATGCTTCATTTGTTCTTGGGCCCCTTGCTCAAGAAACCGCTGCTCCAGGATAAAAAGAGAAGTGGGTTTTTCTCAGAAGATGTGGATTTAGCCTTTGAGTTGAGAAAGCAAAGTCAGAATGATATTAGAGAAGAAATAGTTCCCCTGACAAAGAAGAAGAGCAGTCTCAAAGAGAAGGTATCCTTGTTACTCGACTGA
- the LOC110667895 gene encoding uncharacterized protein LOC110667895 isoform X5, with translation MAEEESRRRRLPTWMVGATASATVAIDDEDKNKTIIGEPEEENPNLPRNLFAPRTRTKTSKRRKAKNATFENREKIHTHDGDDEDDGEGLTVEDLVSIAQEYMEVNQNSEPKQPLNRKCEPQRQHPTITSLSNDLEGSFIAPCNEQRLPSSETTTSCSSTVSLTSEQSFINVNHTRDPTQDMLHLFLGPLLKKPLLQDKKRSGFFSEDVDLAFELRKQSQNDIREEIVPLTKKKSSLKEKVSLLLD, from the exons ATGGCTGAGGAGGAAAGTAGACGACGTCGTTTACCAACATGGATGGTGGGTGCAACTGCAAGTGCAACTGTTGCCATCGACGATGAAGATAAAAACAAGACGATTATCGGAGAGCCTGAAGAAGAAAAcccaaatttgcctagaaatttATTTGCTCCTCGAACTCGAACCAAGACAAGCAAAAGACGAAAAGCGAAAAATGCTACCTTTGAAAATCGTGAGAAAATCCACACCCATGACGGTGATGATGAAGATGACGGCGAAGGCTTGACGGTTGAAGATCTAGTAAGCATTGCTCAGGAG TACATGGAGGTCAATCAGAATTCAGAGCCGAAACAGCCATTAAATAGAAAATGTGAACCACAAAGACAACATCCAACAATAACATCTTTGAGCAATGATTTGGAAGGGTCTTTCATTGCTCCTTGTAATGAGCAGCGATTACCCAGCAGTGAAACCACTACTTCTTGTTCTTCAACTGTGAGTTTGACAAGTGAGCAAAGCTTCATCAATGTCAACCATACAAGGGATCCTACTCAGGACATGCTTCATTTGTTCTTGGGCCCCTTGCTCAAGAAACCGCTGCTCCAGGATAAAAAGAGAAGTGGGTTTTTCTCAGAAGATGTGGATTTAGCCTTTGAGTTGAGAAAGCAAAGTCAGAATGATATTAGAGAAGAAATAGTTCCCCTGACAAAGAAGAAGAGCAGTCTCAAAGAGAAGGTATCCTTGTTACTCGACTGA